AACTCTGTGGTGGTACCAGATGGCCTGTCGTACAGCTTGTCCAGCACAATCTCTTTGTCTGCATCAAAGAAGTAAGAGCAGAAGCCTGCAATGGCAGTTGATGGGCCCCCTAGGTTGTTCCTGCAAATCAATTTAAAGAacaaataataattgttatttattatgAAATTAACACATCATTGGTGCACTGAAGATGAGCGTCATCTCATGTAACCCTGATTTTGCATCAGTAGAAGTGAGGTTGTTGAAGAGATATCAACATATTGGTGGTCCACATGTTATATTCATACATTGATTACAAGCTGACACTTGTGTATATTTAGACAGGGACTGTTTGAGATTAACAGCTTTGGCATTTTCACAAAAGTGGACACACATAGTTTGGAATAGAAGTTTTGACAGCCATTATGACCAGTTTACCCACCTGAGGTCAATGATCATTGCATCGGTGTTGACAATTTTGTTCCAGACGTGTTCAACAATAATCTGGGCGATGGGCTTGACCTCCTCAAAGTCTCCAAACATGTCAAAACGCAGGTAGCCGATGTTGTTTTCAAAAATGTCAGTGTGGAAGGAGACTTTGATCAACTCAATGTACATCTCTGGAGAATAGTTCTAGAGAGAAGAACATGATCCAGTTCAGCATTGGTATTGAAAGGGTAATATGATATCATAAATGTATCATacaacaaatgtgttttgtgcAAATGTCTTACCATTGGTGGGAGGGCTGGGGTGTTGCTGGTGGTCTTCAGGCACTTATCCCCAGAAAGTGTTTTCAGGTCAGCAGACAGCTTTGCCTCCAGACTGCTTTTGGAGACAACCATGCTGTACTCACCATTTTCCAACAGTTCCTTGAGCTTTGCTGCAACATCTGCCCCAATATTTTCAAAGGCATAGTTATCAGCAATCAGGGTTGCTGACCCCTCAATGATGGCTGGAACTTGCGCACGGAGGTTGACAATCTTGATGGCAGTAGCGAGGGCATCCTCAGCATTGACCACCACATCTGGACTCACGCCTGTGACCTCCCAGGTAGTGCCAGTAATAGGGTTGATGGACTTTGCAGTTGGCACAGTAACGTAGAAGTCGGTGTCGGCTACTTTGAATTTATCAATTTTCACAGAGCCTCCAGCGGTCTTCTCACCTACAATGGTGGCCCTCTTCAGATTCTGGAGGCAGTAGGCAACATCCTCAGCAATGCCCCTTGTGTTCTTACTGGTGAGGACGATGAGGGGCTTGGTCATGCTGTATCTCTCCCCCAGCAGTGTCGACATAGAAAACAGCTTAGTGGTGGTGTTTGAGGGGCGGTCATAAACGGTGTCAATGTGGAGCAAAGGCTCGGCTTCAGTAAAGTAAGAAACAATATAGGGGATCCCTGAGATGTCTCCGCTGCCAGTGTAGCGCAGGTCAAAGATAAGAGCTGAAGTGGGGAGGATTTTGTTCCAGACAAGGTCCAAAAGCAAAGAACCAATCTTATCAGCGACCTCTTCTCCAAGGATATGATCAATCCTCAGGTAGCCAATGTTGCCCTCCAGGATGTCGAGCTTGATGGAGGTCTGAATGACTGCGATGAGCTGTTCTGGGGGCAGAGGAGGCATCTTTGGAGCAACCACAGGGACGTAGTTTGGCTCATAGGTGACCATCAGCCGTGGGTCACTGACTGTGGTCTGGACTCCAGTGCTGAGAACGTTGGCCAAGGACTCTTCGTCCGGGATGTTGAGAATTTCTGTGTTACTGCTGGCCGATTCAATTGCCTCCTTCATTCCCACCAGTTTCTCCGGTGAGCAGTAATTGTCCATAACAACTTTTGCCATGTCAACAATGAGAGTGGGAGGAAATGTAGCCTGgataacaaaaacattttccaaGACTAGCAGAGATGCCACCAAAAAGAGAGACTTTGCCATTTTGCAGGTTAGTGAAATGAAAGCAAGAAGATGGACAGTGGAGGATGCAGAGCAGAACCTCCTTCGTCCAAAGAGGCTCTTTGTCAAATGGCACTGTTTTGGCTGTGAGGTTTCAGTTAGCTCACACCTAAGAGGATTTACTCCACAATAAACCTCTAATCTTATTATCCAGAGCATTTCTGTAAGGCAATAACAACCTAGCCAAGTCAGAGTAGTGACAGGAAGGTGTTGCCAAAGTTATCTTTACACAAGCTATTCTGAGCACCTATTTAAAGCTGTCTGTGTCAAGTATGGTCAGTTTTGTAACTGACAAATATCTAGAAAGGAATTGAAGGAGCTGAAAATATGTATTCTACCTGTGTAAGGCTCTTATTTGAAAACACCGTTGGTGTAATGAAAGCAGTTGGTCTGGTCtgttgtcgttttttttttgttaaagatGAAAATCAGCTTACAGTTTACAGCCAAAAAGTAATAACTCAGGGCCACTGtattctttattatttttttacactttaggACCAGCATTCTGGTTCAGTTGTCCAGTTTAGGTTTATGTGGAGCTTGCTCCCTCTGCTGGTAAGTCTGTATGTAAAg
This window of the Parambassis ranga chromosome 6, fParRan2.1, whole genome shotgun sequence genome carries:
- the rbp3 gene encoding retinol-binding protein 3, translated to MAKSLFLVASLLVLENVFVIQATFPPTLIVDMAKVVMDNYCSPEKLVGMKEAIESASSNTEILNIPDEESLANVLSTGVQTTVSDPRLMVTYEPNYVPVVAPKMPPLPPEQLIAVIQTSIKLDILEGNIGYLRIDHILGEEVADKIGSLLLDLVWNKILPTSALIFDLRYTGSGDISGIPYIVSYFTEAEPLLHIDTVYDRPSNTTTKLFSMSTLLGERYSMTKPLIVLTSKNTRGIAEDVAYCLQNLKRATIVGEKTAGGSVKIDKFKVADTDFYVTVPTAKSINPITGTTWEVTGVSPDVVVNAEDALATAIKIVNLRAQVPAIIEGSATLIADNYAFENIGADVAAKLKELLENGEYSMVVSKSSLEAKLSADLKTLSGDKCLKTTSNTPALPPMNYSPEMYIELIKVSFHTDIFENNIGYLRFDMFGDFEEVKPIAQIIVEHVWNKIVNTDAMIIDLRNNLGGPSTAIAGFCSYFFDADKEIVLDKLYDRPSGTTTEFRTLPELTGTRYGSKKSLIILTSGATAGAAEEFVYIMKKLGRAMIVGETTAGASHPPKTFTVGETDIFLSIPTVHSDTTAGPAWEGAGIAPHIPVSADAALETAKGIFNKHIAGQKK